Proteins encoded within one genomic window of Polaribacter sp. NJDZ03:
- a CDS encoding SCO family protein — MKKKYSYIGVSFIVLLFGIYVVRNIDSRINDNDLVQADRLNKVDKKGTNRNDLYTFNKVPDFEFIDQNGVVISNKDYKGKVYVVEFFFSTCPTICPLMNKKMVTIQDEFASNNNFGIASFSITPEIDTPEILKQYAIDNQISHKNWHLLTGQNEEIVYDLANKGFKLFAGKGAEDHGGFEHSGLFALVDKEGNIRSRKDEYGNPIMYYRALSEQGFADQVKELKEDIKILLDE, encoded by the coding sequence ATGAAAAAAAAATATTCTTATATAGGTGTTTCGTTTATTGTTCTTTTATTTGGAATTTATGTTGTTAGAAACATAGATAGTAGAATAAATGACAATGATCTTGTACAAGCTGATAGGTTGAATAAGGTAGATAAAAAAGGAACAAATAGAAATGACTTATACACGTTTAATAAAGTTCCAGATTTTGAGTTTATAGATCAAAACGGAGTTGTAATAAGTAATAAAGATTATAAAGGAAAAGTATATGTGGTAGAATTTTTCTTTTCTACATGTCCAACCATTTGTCCTTTAATGAATAAAAAAATGGTTACTATTCAAGATGAGTTTGCTTCAAATAATAATTTTGGGATTGCGTCTTTTTCTATAACGCCAGAAATTGATACTCCAGAGATTTTAAAGCAATATGCTATAGATAACCAAATATCACATAAGAATTGGCATTTGTTAACTGGGCAGAATGAAGAGATTGTTTACGACTTAGCTAATAAAGGATTTAAATTATTTGCTGGTAAAGGAGCAGAAGATCATGGTGGCTTTGAGCATTCTGGCTTATTTGCTTTGGTAGATAAAGAAGGAAATATTAGATCTAGAAAAGATGAGTATGGTAATCCTATTATGTATTACAGAGCTTTATCTGAACAAGGTTTTGCAGATCAGGTTAAAGAATTAAAAGAAGATATTAAAATTTTATTGGATGAATAA
- a CDS encoding DUF420 domain-containing protein — MNNLAQEKKYKKIITALSIVIPLAVAALFGVNLRKLGFNVAPLTFLPPIYATINGLTAIILIAAVVAIKKGNKKLHEQLNTFAIGCSLVFLLLYIGYHMTSDSTKFGGEGTIKYIYYFILITHIILSIIIIPFVLTTFMRAKLGNFPQHKKIAKITFPLWLYVAITGVVVYLMISPYYV, encoded by the coding sequence ATGAATAATTTAGCCCAAGAAAAAAAGTATAAAAAAATAATTACTGCTTTATCTATTGTTATTCCTTTGGCAGTTGCAGCATTATTTGGTGTTAATTTAAGAAAACTGGGTTTTAATGTAGCACCTTTAACTTTTTTACCACCTATTTATGCAACTATAAATGGATTAACAGCAATAATTCTAATTGCAGCAGTTGTTGCAATTAAAAAGGGTAATAAAAAACTACACGAACAATTAAATACTTTTGCAATAGGTTGTTCTTTGGTTTTTTTGCTTTTATATATTGGGTATCACATGACATCAGATTCCACAAAATTTGGAGGTGAAGGAACTATAAAATATATTTATTATTTTATTTTAATTACCCATATTATTTTGTCAATTATTATAATACCATTTGTTCTTACAACTTTTATGAGAGCAAAACTGGGTAACTTTCCTCAGCACAAAAAAATAGCTAAAATTACATTTCCTTTATGGTTGTATGTTGCTATTACAGGTGTTGTTGTCTATTTAATGATATCTCCTTATTATGTATAA
- a CDS encoding TolC family protein, translated as MKTKLILFVAFLTTITTFSQKQWTLKECVEQALEKNISIQQNKLSLEIAKTDLKSSKGNFLPSVNANSGGNLSAGSNFDPVTNNRSASTTFFGGNVGLSAGVTVFNGFRNLNLYKQAELGIETSKLDLEKIENDISLFVVNGYLNVLFAKENLEVSKVQAEISKKQIKAATDRFEAGTIAKGELLNFKSTAANDLQSVITQENALDLALLNLAQLLQVPVNNFDVSPVNVQLPSSDLLYKNSSSVYDKSLTKMPEIQRAKLAIDNAELDIAISRSSYLPSVTSSVFANTNYRYIIKPTGIPTGNFLDQLDGNLGYGVGFNVNIPIFNGFKTDANVTRSKINKEIFESRLESEKLNLKQTIEQAFLDVKSSLKAYEAAMISLDAQQEAFKNGQERYNYGVMTLFDFDLVRTRLVNAQGTMIRSKYDYVFKTKVLQFYSGELVLE; from the coding sequence TTGAAAACTAAACTGATCCTATTTGTAGCTTTTTTAACTACTATTACTACCTTTTCTCAGAAACAATGGACGCTTAAAGAATGTGTAGAACAAGCTTTAGAAAAAAATATTTCTATTCAACAAAATAAATTAAGCTTAGAAATCGCTAAAACAGATTTAAAGAGCTCTAAAGGTAATTTTTTACCTTCTGTTAATGCTAATTCTGGAGGTAATCTCTCTGCGGGTTCTAACTTTGATCCTGTAACAAACAACAGATCTGCAAGCACAACTTTTTTTGGAGGAAACGTAGGTTTAAGTGCTGGAGTTACTGTTTTTAATGGGTTTAGAAACTTAAACTTATATAAGCAGGCAGAATTAGGTATTGAAACTAGTAAATTAGACTTAGAGAAAATTGAGAATGATATTTCTTTGTTTGTTGTAAACGGTTATTTGAATGTGCTATTTGCCAAAGAAAATTTAGAAGTATCTAAAGTTCAGGCAGAAATAAGTAAAAAACAGATAAAAGCTGCAACAGATAGGTTTGAGGCTGGTACAATTGCAAAAGGTGAATTATTAAATTTTAAATCTACTGCAGCAAACGATTTACAAAGTGTAATTACTCAAGAAAATGCACTAGATCTTGCTTTATTAAATTTAGCACAATTATTACAAGTACCTGTTAATAATTTTGATGTTTCACCTGTAAATGTTCAATTACCTTCTTCAGATTTATTATACAAAAATTCATCATCTGTATATGATAAATCTCTAACAAAAATGCCAGAAATTCAAAGAGCTAAATTAGCTATAGATAATGCTGAATTAGACATAGCAATAAGTAGAAGTAGTTATTTACCTAGCGTTACAAGTTCTGTTTTTGCAAATACAAACTACAGATATATTATAAAACCAACTGGTATTCCAACAGGGAATTTTTTAGATCAATTAGATGGAAACCTAGGTTATGGTGTAGGTTTTAATGTTAATATCCCCATCTTTAATGGTTTTAAAACAGATGCTAATGTTACAAGATCAAAAATTAATAAAGAAATTTTTGAATCTAGATTAGAAAGTGAAAAGTTAAACTTAAAACAAACCATAGAACAGGCCTTTTTAGATGTAAAATCTTCTTTAAAAGCTTATGAAGCTGCAATGATTTCTTTGGATGCTCAACAAGAGGCATTTAAAAATGGACAAGAAAGATATAATTATGGAGTGATGACATTGTTCGATTTCGACTTAGTTAGAACACGTTTAGTTAATGCACAAGGAACTATGATACGCTCTAAATATGATTATGTTTTTAAAACGAAAGTTTTACAATTCTATTCTGGAGAATTAGTGCTAGAATAA
- the tsaB gene encoding tRNA (adenosine(37)-N6)-threonylcarbamoyltransferase complex dimerization subunit type 1 TsaB: MAIILNIETATKNCSVSLAKDGQVIAIKELNNGNYSHAEVLHPFILDVLKEAQVTTKEIDAVAVSKGPGSYTGLRIGVSAAKGLCFAFDKPLISIKTLESLAHAVAVNDGLIIPMLDARRMEVYAAVFNEDYQQIRDIKAEIIDENSFVEYLEAGKVLFLGDGAHKCKDIITHKNAVFIDDKFPSAKEMAQLSFDKYKKNDIEDVAYFEPFYLKDFVVIPEKKKKPTF; the protein is encoded by the coding sequence TTGGCAATTATCCTTAACATAGAAACCGCAACCAAGAACTGCTCTGTAAGTCTTGCTAAAGACGGACAAGTTATAGCAATAAAAGAATTGAATAATGGTAATTATTCTCACGCAGAGGTGTTACATCCTTTTATTTTAGATGTATTAAAGGAAGCGCAAGTAACCACTAAAGAAATAGACGCTGTAGCGGTAAGTAAAGGTCCGGGTTCTTATACTGGTCTTAGAATTGGAGTTTCTGCTGCAAAAGGGCTTTGTTTTGCTTTTGATAAGCCATTAATATCTATTAAAACATTAGAATCTTTAGCACATGCTGTTGCCGTAAATGATGGACTTATAATACCCATGTTAGATGCTAGAAGAATGGAAGTATATGCGGCTGTTTTTAATGAAGATTACCAACAAATAAGAGACATTAAAGCAGAAATTATAGACGAAAATTCATTTGTAGAATATTTAGAGGCTGGTAAAGTTCTTTTTTTAGGTGATGGAGCACATAAATGTAAAGATATCATTACTCATAAAAATGCTGTTTTTATTGATGATAAGTTTCCTTCTGCTAAAGAAATGGCACAATTATCTTTTGATAAGTACAAAAAAAACGACATCGAAGATGTCGCTTATTTTGAACCTTTTTATTTAAAAGATTTTGTTGTAATTCCTGAAAAGAAAAAGAAACCTACCTTTTAA
- a CDS encoding mechanosensitive ion channel family protein: MKKYLEYLEGLIIEYTPKVLVALAILIIGLLVIKLIVKGAKKAMTKSGLDVTLQTFLGNLISWTLKILLIIVVISKLGVETTSFAAILAAAGLAVGLALQGSLANFAGGILIMIFKPFKLGDFIEAQGESGTVKKIEIFTTKLNTTDNKEIIIPNGTLSNGNIVNYSTEATRRVDFTFGVGYDSDIKKTKDILYGILNTHPLILKTPAAAVNLSELGDSSLNFFTRGWVKKEDYWTVKFEVMEQVKEALDEAGIDIPYPHRVNINKNE, translated from the coding sequence ATGAAAAAATATTTAGAGTATTTAGAAGGATTAATTATTGAATATACGCCCAAAGTATTAGTAGCATTAGCAATTTTAATTATTGGTTTATTAGTTATAAAACTAATTGTTAAAGGAGCTAAAAAAGCAATGACCAAAAGTGGTCTAGATGTTACACTTCAAACTTTTTTAGGAAACTTAATTAGTTGGACCCTAAAAATATTATTAATTATAGTTGTTATTTCTAAACTAGGAGTAGAAACAACTTCATTTGCAGCAATTTTAGCCGCAGCAGGTTTAGCAGTTGGTTTAGCATTACAAGGATCTCTTGCTAACTTTGCAGGAGGAATTTTAATTATGATTTTTAAACCTTTTAAACTAGGTGATTTTATTGAAGCACAAGGTGAAAGCGGAACTGTAAAAAAGATTGAAATTTTTACAACGAAACTAAACACTACAGATAATAAAGAAATAATAATTCCTAACGGAACCTTATCTAATGGTAATATTGTTAACTATAGTACAGAAGCAACTCGTCGTGTAGATTTTACATTTGGTGTAGGCTATGATTCTGATATTAAGAAAACAAAAGATATTCTTTATGGTATTTTAAACACGCATCCATTAATTTTAAAAACTCCTGCAGCTGCAGTTAATTTATCTGAATTAGGAGATAGTTCTCTTAATTTCTTTACAAGAGGTTGGGTTAAAAAAGAAGACTATTGGACTGTTAAGTTTGAAGTTATGGAACAAGTAAAAGAGGCTCTAGATGAAGCAGGAATTGATATTCCTTACCCACACAGAGTAAACATCAACAAAAACGAATAA
- a CDS encoding DUF1304 domain-containing protein, whose translation MHVNQIILISLVAIIHIYIVYLEMAVWTSKKARNAFGIKSKEFAEETKAMAANQGLYNGFIAAGLIWSLIAIKTDVAIFFLCCVAIAGLYGSYSTKIIRILYIQTLPAALAIISLVLF comes from the coding sequence ATGCACGTTAATCAAATAATACTTATTAGCTTGGTGGCTATCATTCACATCTATATTGTCTATTTAGAAATGGCTGTTTGGACATCGAAAAAAGCGAGGAATGCCTTTGGTATAAAAAGTAAAGAATTTGCAGAAGAAACAAAAGCGATGGCTGCAAACCAAGGTTTATATAACGGCTTTATAGCTGCAGGGTTAATATGGTCTTTAATTGCAATAAAAACAGATGTAGCAATCTTCTTTTTGTGTTGCGTTGCAATTGCAGGACTTTATGGTTCTTATTCTACCAAAATAATTCGCATACTTTACATACAAACGCTACCTGCAGCACTAGCTATTATTTCACTTGTATTATTCTAG
- a CDS encoding nicotinic acid mononucleotide adenyltransferase translates to MKKIITLIVLCLATIGYAQDKETTYTIEGDLVKATYYHEDGSISTQGYFKDKKLTGQWTRFDKKGNKTQIAKYNDGKKVGKWFVWNDESLKEINYYNNAIVSVNLWKHEARLAANK, encoded by the coding sequence ATGAAAAAAATAATAACACTTATAGTTCTTTGTTTAGCAACAATAGGATACGCACAAGATAAAGAAACTACTTATACTATAGAAGGAGATTTAGTGAAAGCTACTTATTACCATGAAGATGGTTCTATCAGTACTCAAGGGTATTTTAAGGATAAAAAATTAACAGGTCAATGGACTCGTTTTGATAAAAAAGGAAACAAAACTCAAATTGCTAAATACAATGACGGCAAAAAAGTAGGGAAGTGGTTTGTTTGGAATGATGAATCTTTAAAAGAAATTAATTATTACAACAATGCAATTGTTAGCGTAAATTTATGGAAACATGAAGCTAGATTAGCTGCTAATAAATAA
- a CDS encoding S9 family peptidase — protein sequence MKSYLILISSILLFSNCKQEIKKSENFSPLLDYQYLIKTNNDFKIPTETYKIRYKSDGLEITGYLTKPKDLQKYPTIIYNRGGNRDFGTFTPKSLIYQQYLASNGFIVLSSQLRGNMHSEGEDEYGGKDLNDILKLIEINKSLKYSNQNIGVYGISRGGLNAYQISRLTDEIKAIAVVGAPTDPRLDFDTRPEMYEKVLKELVGDTINFKKEYDYRSPIKWVNEINEPTLILHGADDWRVKPINAELMIEEMKKLNKEFDYQIVENGNHGLSTHTTIRNEKVINWFKKYLK from the coding sequence ATGAAAAGTTACTTAATCTTAATATCTTCAATTCTACTTTTTTCTAATTGCAAACAGGAAATTAAAAAATCAGAAAATTTCTCACCTTTATTAGACTACCAATACCTGATTAAAACAAATAACGATTTTAAAATACCAACTGAAACCTACAAAATACGTTACAAATCTGATGGTCTTGAAATAACGGGTTATCTAACAAAACCAAAAGATTTACAGAAATATCCTACCATAATTTACAACAGAGGAGGTAATAGAGATTTTGGTACTTTTACGCCCAAAAGTTTAATATATCAACAATATTTAGCCTCAAATGGCTTTATAGTACTGTCTTCTCAATTAAGAGGAAATATGCACAGTGAAGGAGAAGATGAATATGGAGGAAAAGATTTAAATGATATCCTTAAACTTATTGAAATAAATAAATCCCTAAAATATTCTAATCAAAATATAGGAGTATACGGAATATCAAGAGGAGGTCTAAATGCTTATCAAATTTCGAGATTAACAGATGAAATAAAAGCCATTGCAGTTGTTGGTGCTCCAACGGATCCAAGACTAGATTTTGATACTCGTCCAGAAATGTATGAAAAAGTATTAAAAGAATTAGTTGGTGACACTATCAATTTTAAAAAGGAGTATGACTATAGATCTCCAATAAAATGGGTAAATGAAATAAATGAACCAACGCTTATTTTACATGGAGCAGATGACTGGAGAGTAAAGCCCATAAATGCAGAACTAATGATTGAAGAAATGAAAAAACTGAATAAGGAGTTTGATTATCAAATTGTAGAAAATGGTAACCATGGATTAAGTACTCACACTACAATTAGAAATGAAAAAGTAATAAACTGGTTCAAAAAATACTTAAAATAA
- a CDS encoding energy transducer TonB, with the protein MEIKKNPKSNLENYSKIFMQIGLVLALFVTYAAIENKTYDKVIGDLGAVTMNADMEEETVITEKIEPIKPKTPPPPAPEKIEIVEDEKEVEETVIESTETDETEAVEVEEIVEIQEVEEVVEDVSFMIIEDVPVFPGCKGSKNELKACFSKMVQKHFSRKFDANLPNELGLSSGRKRVFIGFKIDKNGNIVDVNARAPHPKIKSEVISVMKQLPKMKPGRQRGKPVGVKYSIPFTLIVE; encoded by the coding sequence ATGGAAATTAAAAAAAACCCGAAGTCAAATTTAGAAAATTACAGTAAAATTTTTATGCAAATAGGTTTGGTTTTAGCGCTATTTGTAACATATGCTGCTATAGAAAACAAAACTTATGATAAAGTTATTGGAGACTTAGGCGCAGTTACCATGAATGCTGACATGGAAGAAGAAACAGTAATTACTGAAAAAATAGAACCTATTAAACCAAAAACTCCACCACCACCAGCTCCAGAAAAAATAGAGATCGTAGAGGATGAGAAAGAAGTTGAAGAAACTGTAATAGAATCTACTGAAACAGATGAAACAGAAGCTGTAGAAGTTGAAGAAATTGTAGAAATTCAAGAAGTTGAAGAAGTTGTAGAGGACGTAAGTTTTATGATTATTGAAGATGTACCTGTATTTCCTGGATGTAAAGGAAGTAAAAATGAGTTAAAAGCTTGTTTTAGTAAAATGGTACAAAAGCATTTCTCAAGAAAATTTGACGCTAACTTACCTAACGAATTAGGATTATCTTCTGGTAGAAAAAGAGTATTTATCGGTTTTAAAATTGATAAAAACGGTAACATTGTTGACGTTAACGCAAGAGCTCCACACCCAAAAATTAAAAGTGAAGTTATTAGTGTAATGAAACAATTACCTAAAATGAAACCAGGTAGACAAAGAGGTAAACCAGTAGGAGTAAAATATAGTATTCCTTTTACTTTAATTGTAGAGTAA
- a CDS encoding VanZ family protein, which translates to MPEIETGIKNVDKIYHLIAYFTLSVTWLLSFYRKPILKYVIIICCILFGIIIEVSQQTLTTYRTGDYKDALANTAGIILGFIVFNQILKKITVNS; encoded by the coding sequence TTGATAAAATATATCATCTTATTGCCTACTTTACACTTTCTGTAACTTGGTTACTCTCTTTTTATAGAAAACCAATTCTAAAATATGTAATTATTATTTGTTGTATTCTTTTTGGCATAATTATTGAAGTTTCACAACAGACATTAACTACATATAGAACAGGAGATTATAAAGATGCACTAGCAAATACAGCAGGTATTATCTTGGGATTTATTGTTTTTAATCAAATTTTGAAAAAAATTACAGTTAATTCATAG